In a genomic window of Streptomyces pristinaespiralis:
- the proP gene encoding glycine betaine/L-proline transporter ProP, with product MAENGQEPAADPAAIKRHPVLFRTIKQRRNPKLRRTDITVTDEAAVRRAVKAASLGNAMEWFDFGIYSYLAVTIGHVFFPSENDTVQLLSSFATFAVAFLVRPLGGMVFGPLGDKIGRKKVLAATMILMAIGTGAIGLIPSYASIGFWAPALLILFRLVQGFSTGGEYGGASTFIAEYAPDKRRGFFGSFLELGTLAGYVGAAGLVTLLTALLGSDAMEAWGWRLPFLVAAPLGLIGVYLRLKLDETPAFQKLEAESAHAPEAADAVETTAKGDLADIFRTYWPTLILCIALVGAYNITDYMLLSYMPTYLSDELGYSETHGLLILIGVMVFLMAIINQVGRLNDRYGRKPLLMTGMLGFLLLSAPAFLLIGQGSVLAMTAGMLMLGLSLVCLLGTMSAALPALFPTHVRYGSLSVGYNLSASLFGGTTPLVVTALISATDNNLMPAYYAMAAALVGVIAVACMKETAQKPLDGSPPSVSSKEEAAEMVLAAAPEPKF from the coding sequence ATGGCGGAAAACGGCCAGGAACCAGCGGCCGATCCCGCAGCGATCAAACGCCACCCCGTACTCTTCCGCACGATCAAGCAGCGGAGGAACCCGAAACTGCGGCGGACCGACATCACGGTCACCGACGAAGCCGCGGTCAGGCGAGCGGTGAAAGCCGCCTCGCTCGGCAACGCCATGGAGTGGTTCGACTTCGGGATCTACAGCTACCTGGCCGTCACCATCGGCCATGTCTTCTTCCCCTCCGAGAACGACACGGTCCAGCTGCTCTCCTCCTTCGCGACCTTCGCCGTCGCCTTCCTCGTTCGCCCGCTCGGCGGCATGGTCTTCGGCCCTCTCGGTGACAAGATCGGCCGCAAGAAGGTGCTCGCCGCGACGATGATCCTCATGGCGATCGGCACGGGCGCCATCGGCCTGATCCCCTCGTACGCCAGCATCGGATTCTGGGCGCCCGCCCTGCTGATCCTCTTCCGCCTCGTGCAGGGCTTCTCCACCGGCGGCGAATACGGCGGCGCGTCCACCTTCATCGCCGAGTACGCCCCCGACAAGCGACGCGGCTTCTTCGGCAGCTTCCTCGAACTCGGCACGCTCGCCGGCTACGTCGGCGCGGCCGGCCTGGTCACCCTCCTCACGGCACTGCTCGGCAGCGACGCCATGGAGGCCTGGGGCTGGCGGCTGCCCTTCCTCGTCGCCGCGCCACTGGGCCTGATCGGTGTCTACCTGCGGCTGAAGCTCGACGAGACCCCTGCCTTCCAGAAGCTCGAAGCGGAGTCCGCGCACGCCCCGGAAGCCGCCGACGCCGTCGAGACGACGGCCAAGGGCGACCTCGCCGACATCTTCCGCACGTACTGGCCGACGCTGATCCTGTGCATCGCCCTCGTCGGCGCGTACAACATCACCGACTACATGCTGCTGTCGTACATGCCGACGTACCTGTCCGACGAGCTCGGCTACAGCGAGACGCACGGCCTGCTCATCCTGATCGGCGTCATGGTCTTCCTGATGGCGATCATCAACCAGGTGGGCCGCCTGAACGACCGCTACGGCCGCAAGCCCCTGCTGATGACCGGCATGCTCGGCTTCCTCCTCCTGTCGGCCCCGGCCTTCCTGCTGATCGGCCAGGGCAGCGTCCTCGCGATGACGGCCGGCATGCTGATGCTCGGCCTGTCCCTGGTCTGCCTGCTGGGCACGATGTCCGCGGCCCTCCCGGCGCTCTTCCCGACGCACGTCCGGTACGGCTCCCTGTCGGTCGGCTACAACCTCTCCGCCTCCCTCTTCGGCGGCACCACGCCGCTCGTCGTCACGGCGCTCATCAGCGCGACCGACAACAACCTGATGCCGGCGTACTACGCGATGGCGGCGGCGCTGGTCGGTGTGATCGCGGTGGCGTGCATGAAGGAGACGGCCCAGAAGCCGCTGGACGGCTCCCCGCCGTCGGTGTCCTCGAAGGAGGAGGCCGCCGAAATGGTCCTGGCCGCGGCCCCGGAGCCGAAGTTCTGA
- the bcp gene encoding thioredoxin-dependent thiol peroxidase: MSERLQPGDTAPAFTLPDADGNEVSLADHKGRKVIVYFYPAALTPGCTKQACDFTDNLELLAGAGYDVIGVSPDTPEKLAKFREKEDLKVTLVGDPSKEVLEAYGAFGEKKLYGKTVTGVIRSTVVVDEEGKVERALYNVKATGHVAKIIKDLGI; this comes from the coding sequence ATGAGCGAGCGACTCCAGCCCGGCGACACCGCCCCCGCCTTCACCCTTCCCGACGCCGACGGCAACGAGGTCTCGCTCGCGGACCACAAGGGCCGCAAGGTGATCGTGTACTTCTACCCCGCCGCGCTCACTCCAGGCTGCACCAAGCAGGCCTGCGACTTCACCGACAACCTCGAGCTGCTCGCCGGCGCCGGTTACGACGTCATCGGCGTGTCCCCGGACACGCCCGAGAAGCTGGCCAAGTTCCGCGAGAAGGAGGACCTCAAGGTCACGCTCGTCGGTGACCCCTCCAAGGAGGTCCTTGAGGCATACGGCGCATTCGGCGAGAAGAAGCTCTACGGCAAGACGGTGACCGGCGTCATCCGCTCCACGGTCGTCGTCGACGAGGAGGGCAAGGTCGAGCGCGCCCTGTACAACGTCAAGGCCACCGGCCATGTCGCGAAGATCATCAAGGACCTCGGCATCTGA
- a CDS encoding DUF3618 domain-containing protein, which translates to MSDARTPAQIEADIVRRRERLAETLDEIGVRVHPKTVIGDAKAKVASTVDRTAGRAFVAVNRSVSDVKAKFVSDDGSPRLERLVPVALVAVGLVGLLAVSARRRRS; encoded by the coding sequence GTGTCGGATGCCAGGACCCCTGCGCAGATCGAGGCGGACATCGTCCGCAGGCGCGAGCGGCTCGCCGAGACGCTCGACGAGATCGGTGTGCGTGTGCACCCGAAGACGGTCATCGGTGACGCGAAGGCCAAGGTCGCCTCGACGGTGGACCGGACGGCGGGGCGTGCTTTCGTCGCGGTGAACCGGTCCGTCTCGGACGTGAAGGCGAAGTTCGTGTCCGACGACGGTTCGCCCAGGCTGGAGCGGCTGGTGCCGGTGGCGCTGGTGGCGGTCGGTCTGGTGGGTCTGCTCGCCGTGTCGGCGCGCAGGCGCCGTTCGTGA
- a CDS encoding GroES family chaperonin — protein sequence MSAKSHEHSPQHDKLPIRMLHDRVLVRTDIPEGERRSTGGIVIPATAAVGRRLSWAEVVAVGQSVRTVEPGDRVLYDPEDRAEVEVRGVAYALMRERDLHAVAADRFQGSEDSTGLYL from the coding sequence GTGAGCGCCAAGAGCCATGAGCACAGCCCCCAGCACGACAAGCTGCCCATCCGGATGCTGCACGACCGTGTGCTGGTGAGGACCGACATCCCGGAGGGTGAGCGGCGTTCCACCGGCGGCATCGTCATTCCGGCCACCGCGGCGGTGGGCCGGCGTCTGTCCTGGGCCGAGGTGGTCGCGGTGGGGCAGAGCGTGCGGACGGTGGAGCCCGGGGACCGGGTGCTGTACGACCCGGAGGACCGGGCGGAGGTCGAGGTGCGCGGTGTCGCGTACGCGCTGATGCGGGAGCGGGATCTGCACGCGGTGGCGGCCGACCGTTTCCAGGGTTCCGAGGATTCGACGGGGCTGTATCTGTAG
- a CDS encoding DMT family transporter, whose amino-acid sequence MAWVLLVVAGLLEVGWSIGMKFTEGFTRLWPSVFTGAGIVASMLLLSYAAKSLPIGTAYGVWVGIGAAGAAVVGMVVLDEPVTAARIFFVCLLLVAVVGLKATSGH is encoded by the coding sequence ATGGCCTGGGTCCTGCTTGTCGTCGCCGGTCTGCTCGAGGTGGGCTGGTCGATAGGGATGAAGTTCACCGAGGGTTTCACCAGGCTGTGGCCGAGTGTGTTCACCGGTGCGGGGATCGTCGCGAGCATGTTGCTGCTGTCGTATGCGGCGAAGTCCCTGCCGATCGGTACGGCCTACGGGGTGTGGGTCGGGATCGGCGCGGCCGGTGCGGCCGTGGTCGGCATGGTGGTGCTCGACGAGCCGGTGACCGCCGCCCGGATCTTCTTCGTGTGTCTGCTGCTGGTCGCGGTGGTCGGTCTGAAGGCGACCTCGGGGCACTGA
- a CDS encoding transglycosylase domain-containing protein codes for MSDEPQQQGWTPRDATAAGPPDPDKRPRRKTGADDTARAAGEDEAPEAEEVPEAEEAPAADETRANDESPADDEAAEADDESPAAEDTTPAGEEPDGDEEADEPAPSTHKAHAGATTAAVKTGKKKGRASRPKRTGWRRAVPTWRVTLGALLFASLLVIGGLVTGYLLVDIPPANAAATAQTNVYLYEDGTHIARDGDVNRENVSLEKIPLPVRRAVLAAEDRDFYSAPAIDPMAMVRAAWNTVTGKGKQSGSTITQQYVKNYYLGQEQTVTRKVKEFFIAIKLGRNQSKSEILEGYLNTSYFGRNAYGIQAAAHAYYGKDVQDLDVAQGAYLASLLNAPNAYDVATYPENKQAALARWKYVLGGMVKEKWLSSEDRAALTFPMPERARPVSGLSGQGGYIVQAVKEYLAARGILDEKTLATGGHRITTTLQRGKQEALSAAVDEQVTSELDSEREADRNVRVGGVSVEPSTGKVVAMYGGIDYTKQFVNNATRRDYQVGSTFKPFVIAAAVEHRSTTQDGHPINPNTVYVGDSKRPVQGWTGARYAPENEDDVSYGPIPVRRAADESVNAVFAQMAVDVGPSRVMDTAIALGLPKTTPDLSPSPSIALGPATASVLDMAGAYATLANHGEHTDHTLVESITKNGTEVPLPEPETEQAVSREAADTTTAVLRGVVDGGTGSAAQSAGRPAAGKTGTAEEDRAAWFAGYTPELATVVAVMGQNPKTGAQTPLYGALGMSRINGGGAPAEIWGQYTAAALEGTPVQGFDLRLAPGSNEPPPGQRDPEHPESGNPEDPYRPRDPGEQAGSGRDGTGGTGRRPGTVEGPGTGPQGPSRQTPRTPNGAGSPAAPAPPAAPAAPATPAPAAPAIGSTDPAARPH; via the coding sequence ATGAGCGACGAGCCGCAGCAGCAGGGCTGGACACCCCGGGACGCGACGGCAGCCGGCCCGCCCGACCCGGACAAGCGGCCCCGCAGGAAGACCGGCGCCGACGACACGGCCCGGGCCGCCGGGGAGGACGAGGCGCCCGAGGCGGAGGAGGTCCCCGAGGCGGAGGAGGCACCCGCCGCGGACGAGACACGCGCCAACGACGAATCACCCGCGGACGACGAGGCCGCCGAGGCGGACGACGAGTCACCCGCCGCGGAAGACACCACCCCCGCGGGCGAGGAGCCCGACGGCGACGAGGAAGCCGACGAGCCGGCCCCCTCCACGCACAAGGCACACGCCGGCGCCACAACCGCCGCCGTGAAGACCGGCAAGAAGAAGGGCCGCGCGTCCCGCCCCAAGCGCACCGGCTGGCGGCGTGCCGTCCCCACCTGGCGCGTCACCCTCGGCGCCCTGCTGTTCGCCTCACTGCTCGTCATCGGCGGCCTCGTCACCGGCTACCTGCTCGTCGACATCCCGCCCGCCAACGCCGCGGCCACCGCCCAGACCAACGTCTACCTCTACGAGGACGGCACCCACATCGCCCGCGACGGCGACGTCAACCGCGAGAACGTCTCCCTCGAGAAGATCCCCCTGCCCGTCCGGCGCGCCGTACTCGCCGCCGAGGACCGCGACTTCTACAGCGCGCCCGCCATCGACCCGATGGCCATGGTGCGCGCCGCCTGGAACACCGTCACCGGCAAGGGCAAACAGTCCGGCTCCACCATCACCCAGCAGTACGTCAAGAACTACTACCTCGGCCAGGAACAGACCGTCACCCGCAAGGTGAAGGAGTTCTTCATCGCGATCAAACTCGGCCGCAACCAGAGCAAGAGCGAGATCCTCGAGGGCTACCTCAACACCAGCTACTTCGGCCGCAACGCCTACGGCATCCAGGCCGCCGCCCACGCCTACTACGGCAAGGACGTCCAGGACCTCGACGTCGCACAGGGCGCCTACCTCGCCTCCCTCCTCAACGCGCCCAACGCCTACGACGTCGCGACCTACCCGGAGAACAAGCAGGCGGCGCTCGCCCGCTGGAAGTACGTACTCGGCGGCATGGTGAAGGAGAAGTGGCTCAGCTCCGAGGACCGGGCGGCCCTCACCTTCCCGATGCCGGAGCGGGCCAGGCCCGTCAGTGGACTCTCCGGCCAGGGCGGCTACATCGTCCAGGCCGTCAAGGAGTACCTCGCGGCACGCGGCATCCTCGACGAGAAGACCCTGGCCACCGGCGGCCACCGGATCACCACCACACTCCAGCGCGGCAAGCAGGAGGCACTCTCCGCCGCCGTCGACGAGCAGGTGACCTCGGAACTCGACAGCGAACGCGAGGCCGACCGCAACGTCCGCGTCGGCGGCGTCTCCGTAGAGCCGTCCACCGGCAAGGTCGTCGCCATGTACGGCGGCATCGACTACACCAAACAGTTCGTCAACAACGCCACCCGCCGCGACTACCAGGTCGGCTCGACCTTCAAACCGTTCGTCATCGCCGCCGCCGTGGAGCACCGCTCCACCACCCAGGACGGCCACCCCATCAACCCCAACACCGTCTACGTCGGCGACAGCAAACGCCCCGTCCAGGGCTGGACCGGCGCCCGCTACGCCCCCGAGAACGAGGACGACGTCTCCTACGGCCCCATCCCCGTCCGCCGGGCCGCCGACGAATCCGTCAACGCCGTCTTCGCGCAGATGGCGGTCGACGTCGGACCCTCCCGCGTCATGGACACCGCCATCGCCCTCGGCCTCCCGAAGACCACCCCGGACCTCAGCCCCTCCCCCTCCATCGCCCTCGGCCCCGCCACCGCCAGCGTCCTCGACATGGCGGGCGCGTACGCCACCCTCGCGAACCACGGCGAACACACCGACCACACACTCGTCGAGAGCATCACCAAGAACGGCACCGAGGTCCCGCTCCCCGAACCGGAGACCGAACAGGCCGTCAGCCGCGAGGCCGCCGACACCACCACCGCCGTCCTGCGTGGCGTCGTCGACGGCGGCACCGGCTCCGCCGCCCAGTCGGCCGGCCGCCCCGCCGCCGGCAAGACCGGCACCGCGGAGGAGGACAGGGCCGCCTGGTTCGCCGGCTACACCCCTGAACTGGCCACCGTCGTCGCCGTCATGGGCCAGAACCCGAAGACCGGCGCGCAGACGCCGCTCTACGGGGCGCTGGGCATGTCACGCATCAACGGCGGTGGCGCCCCCGCGGAGATCTGGGGCCAGTACACGGCCGCCGCCCTCGAGGGCACCCCCGTCCAGGGCTTCGACCTGCGTCTCGCGCCGGGTTCGAACGAGCCGCCGCCGGGACAGCGGGACCCCGAGCACCCGGAGTCCGGCAACCCCGAGGACCCCTACCGGCCCCGCGACCCCGGCGAACAGGCCGGCAGCGGCCGCGACGGAACCGGCGGGACGGGCCGCCGTCCCGGCACCGTCGAAGGACCCGGCACCGGCCCCCAAGGACCGTCCAGGCAGACCCCCCGCACACCGAACGGAGCAGGCAGCCCCGCAGCACCCGCCCCACCGGCCGCACCCGCCGCACCGGCCACCCCCGCCCCGGCGGCACCCGCGATCGGCTCCACCGACCCGGCCGCCCGGCCGCACTGA